TAGGACAGATCGGCCCAGACGTAGAGCAGGATTGCTTCACGGTCGATGGGGGCAAGTCCGCGCAGAGCCTGCGCGATGACGGCCTGATGGCCGGGAGCGTCGAGTCGCCGCTCAACGGCTAGCAGGCCAGCCGTGGTGTCCGCACGATCACCGCTTCTGGCCAACGCCCGGAGCGTTCTCGCTTCGGCGCGGTGATGGCGGCGGAGGAGATTGGTGGCGATGCCGAACAGCCACGGCCTCACCGCCTCGCCCGCCCCTGTGAAGCGGGCTCGTCCTTCGAAAGCGATGAGGAAGGTTTCGGCCATGACGTCCTCAGCTACAAAGTCACCGGCCCGGCGGGCCGCGTAGCGGTAGATATCCGGGCCGTGCCGGTCGTAGAGCTCCCCAAAGGCTGCCGGGCCGTAGCGCGACCGCTCAATAATCTCTGCGTCTGTGTTCACACCCTGTAATGCCCGCTCACTCCGGAAAGTTCACAGTTTCCCCACTTTTCTTTTCGCAGTTTTCGCGACGGATACGACTGATCCCGCACACCGTAGCTTTGTACTACGACCTTGACACATGAGAACCGGATCGGCTTGTATTACCGCAACGATACAAAGGACGGTGGGGGATGTCATGGGATCGATGTCAGTAGTGGTGGCGGTTGTTGTTGCGGTTCTCCTGGCCGCCGGTTTATGGGGACTGATCCGGCAATCAACGGGAAGCATTCGAAGGATGCCGCCACGGGTGGGACCATCCTCTGACAGCAGTCAGGAGCAGGTCATTGCCGTGTTCCGATGTGAGGGCCGGGCCGCCCTGGTGTCACTGATCATCGGGGGCGCGGTCGCGGCAATGTTGGGCCTGATTGGGTCGTGGTGGCCCCGAGGGTACGGGCTGCCCTATGCCCTTGCTGGCAGTGCGGCGGCTGTTTTCGGCCTGCTCACCTACACCCTCTACCCCCGCCCAGCCTGGAGCCCAGGATCTGGGGGGCGAACGGTCGCCGAACTGACGCCGAGGGTGCCGGCGGCGTTCGCCCGGCAGTGGGTGTTCGTCCTGCCTCTGGTGTCCGCGGTCGCGCTCATCCTCGGACTGCTACTGACCGGGCTCTACTCGTCCGCGGACGAGAAAGGCCTGCACCGGGTCTTTCGGCGACGGAGCCTGTCGGGGTGGGGCGTGGAGAACGGGCAGGTCGTGGACGTGCAGTACAACCTCTCGTCCACCGGCCCCTTCCCCGGCTGGTACTACGGGATCCCGGTCATGATCGGCACCATCCTGCTCATCGGCGTTGTGTACTGGTCACTGCGGCGCATCACCCGAGCAGCACGGCCGGCATCACCGGACCTATTCGACACGGACACAACTCTTCGATCACTGCAAACCACCTTCGTCATGGCTGCCTCGAGCGCAGCCCTCGCGTTCCAGGTAGCAGGGCTCGCGGCCATCACCGGCAACGTCCTGCGCATAGCTCACCGCGACTCGATACCCACATCGGATCTCACCGCGGCCGCCGGAACCGTTCCCGTGGAGCCAGGGCACACGTTGGCGCTGGCCCTGAACCTGTCCTCGCTGGTCATCGTCGTCGTCGCCATCGTGTTGCTTATCAAAGCCATCAGCGTCATAACCTGCCTGTGGTCAATGGGCCGCCAAGAAGACCGGCTAACCCCTGAACCAGTGCGATGATCAGCGTCGACACCACCTCGGCGATCTCACCCGTCGAACAGATCCGCTCCCAACTGGCTGCATTGATCCGCGCCGGTCAACTGTCCGCTGACGCGCGCCTGCCGTCGGTGCGGCAGCTCGCCGCCGACCTCCGGGTATCCGCCGGATCGGTCGCGAAGGCCTACAAGGAGCTCGAGAGCGCAGGGCTCATCCGCACAGCCCGCGCAGCAGGAACACGGGTCAATCCCGGCCATGCCACGACGAAACCACTCATCCAAGCAGCTGAGAACCTGGCACACCACGCAATCAACGAAGGCCTCAGCCTCACCGAGGCACAAGGACTACTCGCGCACGCCTGGGCTCAATCACACCCCGCAGCGCCATCGATTACGGAAGCGTAGCCGAGCCGGTTCACGCACGGCGCTGGGATTGCCACTCTTCCCGCAGGAGCGCGTACGAGACCGTATTCACCCACTGTCCGTCGCGCATCGTGTCCTTGAGGAAGTGTCCCTCCAGGCGCATGCCGAGCCGCTCCATACCCCGGCGGGATGGGACGTTCAGCTCGTCCGCCCTCCCGGCGATCCGGTGCAAGCCCATCTGATCGAAGGCGAGCGACAGCACTGCTTGACCGATCTCGACGGCGTAACCCTGTCCCTTCGCATCTGCATGCAGGATCATCCCGATCTCGCCCTGCTGAACATCGTCCGCCGCGAGTCGCAGCAGTACATCACCCATCAGTTGACCGGATACCTTCGATTCAACCCCGAAGTAGCACCGGTCGCCCGGGCCCTGCAGACCGAATCCTGGTGCCCGTTCAGCGAGCCATGCAGGATATTCCCCCAAAGTCATTGGCGGGCGCGAAAGGAACTGGCTCAACCGTGGATCGCCCCGGTAAGTCATCACCGATCGTTCGTCCTCAAGAGTCAACGGCCGCAGGGTGAAACGAGACATTTGCAGAGTCAAGGCAACGGCAGTCATGGATCGACCATATCGAGTACCTCGGCAACCCCCCTGACGGTCAATCCCACACAGACGAAGTCTTCCGAAGATCTTCCCGAGTAGTTGTCTGGCAAAGGATGCTCATGCGGAACACTGTCAATCGACGTGTAGAAGATTTTGGGGCGATTGAGCCTTCTATCTTGCTCGACGTTGCCGCCACTGTTTGTAGGTGTAGGGCAGCATGATTATCACTAGCACCAACAACGCGACGCTGGGAACGAAGGTCCACACGCTTGCGTTGGCGTCGGCTCCATAGGCAGCGAGAAACACGCCAAGGACAGCGAGTACGAGAAACGAGACGTGCATCCACAACATCGCGCGCCACAGTTTTTGATCACTCCGTCGACCGGACGATTCCCAATCCACCATTGCTTCAGCCTAGGGCGTCAACACCCGTTTCGATAGAAAGCGCCCGAGTCGGACGTGGCCCAACGGTGCCACGGAGGGAGCGTCGAGACCTCTCGTGGTTTGTACCCGTCCATCGCGTAAGTGGTGTCCTACGGAAGGGCTCCCAGAACGCCCCGATAGACGGTCCCTCACTGGGACACCACTAGCAGCCCACCTCGGCGCCCCAAAATTGTCGTTTCTCGCGGTCGTCTGCACAGCGTGCCGCGCCGTCCCGGGGGTTGTGCAGGCGAGTATGGGCATCCGGGTTCTCGCACTCGTCTGCACCAGCCGGCGATCCACAGGTTGATGGACACTGCAGCGCACAGAGGGTCACTTCTTCTTGAGCACGCGTTCGCCGTCGGGGCGAATCTCGCCGGTGGGGGAGACGTGTCGGTAGAGCGTTTGGCGGGAGATGCCGAGTTCTTTGCAGAGTTCACCGATGTTCGTATCGGGTTTGCCCATCGAAGCCATGGCGAAGCGCACCTTCCCTGGCGTCATCGTGAAGGGTCGACCACCGACCCGGCCGCGCGCTCGAGCGGAGGCAAGACCGGCGACGGTCCGCTCGGAGATGAGTTCCCGCTCGAACTCCGCGAGGGCGGCGAAGATCCCGAACACGAGTTTGCCCGCTGCGGTGGTGGTGTCGATCGCGGCGCCCTGGCCGGTGAGGACTTTCAGTCCGACACCGCGGGCGGTGAGGTCATGGACCGTGTTGACCAGGTGGTGCAGGTTCCGGCCGAGTCGGTCGAGCTTCCACACAATCAACGTGTCCCCGTCCCGAAGTGCTTTCAGGCAGGAGGTCAGCCCGGGGCGGTCGTCCTTCTTACCTGAGGCGAGGTCCTCATACAACTGGGCCTCACCGACGCCGGCTTCGAGTAGGGCGTCCCGTTGTGGGTCGGTGGTCTGCGATCCGTCGGACTTCGATACGCGCATGTAGCCGACGAGCATCCTGGAACTCCTGTCTCATATACGACCGGTTACGGGACAAGCGGTGCTTCTACTGAAGATGGACCGCTGATTGTCACGTAAGTCTTCACTTATTCTACGGTGCATGAACGGTCTCGATCGGGGTTATGTGACGAGGGGTAGTCGGTGATTCTGAGGTCGGTGAGCAGTTGGCGTGTTTCATGCTCCCTGTTGGGGCGGAGGGATAGGAACTGGTAGAGCTTCTCCGCTTCGGCGGGGTCGCTACGGGCCAACGCGATGACTTCGTTGAGGTTGTCGGCTGTGGCCTTCCAACGGTCGATTGGTTGGGTCGTTGTGCTCGCTGACCGTGTTTCAGGTGTCGGTGTTCTGCCGTCGTTGATCGGGCAATGAGGTTCCGTGCGGAAGAGTGCGCCGTGGACGCCGGCGGATTCGATGCTTCCGTCTTCGAGCATCGCTATGGTGGCTGCGGCCGCTTCGAGGTGCAGTTGCTGTGCTGGCCAGGCGAGGCTTTCAAAGGGACGCCAGGGGAGTTGGCCGCCGCGCGGCGGTTGGTCGATGCTCGCCCAGATTCGGCTCAGGGTATGGCTGTGGCGGCGCGAGTGGATGATGGGCGTGCTGAGCTCGTCGATGATCGTGCGCAGGAGCCGGAACCAGATGCCGGCGTGGACCGGTCGGCGCGGTAGTTGGACGATGCCGTCTGTCAGCGCGTCATGTGTGCGCTGATCCATTAGTTGAACGGCCGGTGGCGCGGGCCGCGGTTCCGCCTCGTCATCAACCCAGAGGATGCGGGTGTCGACGCTGCGATGAATGACGTCGAGATAGCAGCCGTGCCGCCGGCACGTGAGTGTGATCGGTAGGTAATGCAAAAGCGTCAGACCGGGAACGGGATGCGGTTCTGTGGCGCAGGCCCGGCATGCCCGATAAAGAGGTGCGCGAGGAAGCCAGGCTCGCCACCTGTGGGTTGGTGGTGAGGGCCGATCCGGGCAAGCGATGAGTACCTGGTGCTGACGCGTGTAAGTCGTGAATGCATCGGGGTCATCGGACGGTTCGAGGGTGTCCAGCAGCCATGGCATATGCCCGGCAACTGTCATCCGGTGTAGCTCGCCGCGGTGAAAGCCTGTGCGTTCCTGCAACGCGATGAGTAGCGGGACGGGCGGGTCGATGTCGATGTCGGTGCTGTCGAAGATGTCGAGGGTGTAGTTGCCGAGGTTGTTGGCGAGTAGCTCCTCGAGCCCGATGTGGTGGGCGGCAGCGATGCGGGTCAACCATGATGAGAGTGCTTCGCCGTCGGACGGCGGCGGGTGCAGCGGCCACCGCAGTGGGGCAGTCATGCGAGTTCGCGTTCGAACAAACGTCGCCGTTCGGTTGGCCCGCTGTACGGGGCGAGCAGCAAGGTGGTGCGGTTGATGCATTCCTCTCCGGAGTCCAGTGCCGCGATGGCGGCGTCGGTGAGCAATCGGCTCAGTTCACCGATCGTGCCTTCACTTCGGGTGAGAAGGTAGGTCGCCATCTCCACTCCGGCGATGTCCGAGGGCCGGCGCAGCGGGAAGGACGCGGCGAAGCTGGCCAGGAGGGACCTGGTGTCGGTGTCGACGTCCCATCGGGGCAGGGTGAGCGGTTCGAACCGGTTCTCGAGCTGATCGTCCGAGCGGATGGCGAGGTACGCATCCCGGGTGCCGACGCCGACGAGGGGGATTCGTAACTCATTGCCGAGGAACCTCAGCAGGTTCAGGAACTCCCGGCGAACGGGCACGGTCCCGGAGAGGACATTGTGCAGCTCATCAATGACCAGGACCCGCACCCCGACCGCGCGCAGCAGCTCGAGTGCGACCTGCTCCAGCTCCGCCAGGCGTTGCCTCGGTCGTAGCGGTGCTCCCATCGCAGCGAGAAGCGCGACATAGAAGCGGATCACCGTCGGATCCGAGGGCATCTGTATGACCAGGACCGGGATCTGCTCCCGCTCCGGAAGCGAAACCTGCGGGTGAGTGCGCCGGAACTTCTCGATGATCATCGACTTGCCGTTGTTCGTCGGACCAAGCAGCAGCAGGTTTGGCATCCGTTGCTTCGACGGCCACTCGAACAACGCCTCCAATCGGGCCAGCGCAGTGGTAGCCCGGGTGTAGCCGATCCACCGATCCGCCCGCACATGTGCGACTCTCTCCGCGACAGGGAGCACCGCGAGCCGCTGCGCTGCCGGTGTCAGATGAGACAGGTCGACCAGGTCATCGTCCATCTCACCACTCCTCGATCTCCGCATACGGGGTCACGACCCCGCCCTGGTCACTCGACACAGTCGGCGGACTCGAGTCCGTGCGCTGCGCGACCGGAATATCTGTCCGTCGTTGAACAGTGCGGCGCGCCCGTTTCGTCGACGCGGCAGCCGCATTGATGACCTCTCGCATCTGCCCGATGGTGCGGAACAAGGATTCCTCGTCGACTTCCTGGCGACCGGCAGCGCGCATCTGAGTGATCGCGGCCCGCTGCTCCCACACGGACACCGGAGGACGGGACATCCGCCGGTACGGCACCATGACATAGGTACCGCCGTCCGGGTCCAGTACCCAAATGCGGCTGATGTCCCGGGGGTCCCGCCGGATCACGAACCGACCCAGCTTCTCCCTCGTCGCGATCCAGGGCTTCAGCACGTCAGAGAAATACTGGATGTGGTCGATCGTGAACCCCGCGCGCGTCACCGTGCGCCGGATCACCGGAAGGAAATCGATCAGGAACGCAGCCGCATACGTCACCGTCACCGGCTCCCCACTGACTCCGACACCCGCCTTCCATCTGCCCGACGGCGTTTGCCCGAGCCCCCGGTGGACCTGCCCGTGATAGGCCCCCACGGCCAGGGCGAACCACCGCTCGAGTTCCTGCAGTGTCAGCGTCGCCCTCTTCTCGGAGTCATAGGAACCACGCTCACGCGGATTCGAGAAGGTAGTCCCCGGGAGGTCGTGAACGGACTGCATCATGGTGCCGATCACTCGCTCAACAATGCCGCCGTAGTGCGGTTGGCCCGGCGGGCGGTATCGGAGCTTCACCCCATGCTGCTCGCACCCCCGCTTCAACGCCTCGCTGTGGAACTCGGTCGCGTTGTCCAGGTACAGCTCGACAGGTTTACCGGTCATCGGCCACACCACCGACGCACCGACCCGCTCCAGCCACGCCCGCTTGTCCGTCACCATGTGCGCCAGACACAATCCGACCGACAGGGCGGACGGCGCCTCGAGGGTCACCACCAGACCCACGAGGCAGCGACTGAACACGTCAATCGCGACAGTCACATAGGGGCGACCGATTGGAAGACGGTGACGCTCATCGACCACGATGAGATCCACGACGGTGTGATCGATCTGCACCTGATCCAATGGACGCTGTACCGGCGGAACCCGGCCCGCAGCCGATAGGCGCGACCGCCCCGCATCAGGGCCCTGCCTCCGCGTGACCCGTTCAACCGGATCCAACTGCGCGATCCTGCGTTCGACCGTCGTACGCGACGGCAACGGCAACCCCTGAGCACGGCACACCGCAATGATGTCCCTGTGGACGGCCGCGACCGATCGCTTCTGCCGGGTCAGGAACCCCTTCCGGATTGCGGCGATGACAATCGCTTCGACAGCGTCGGGTAGGCGAGTACGGCCGCGGCCGCCGCTCGATCGTGCGGGCAGTAGACCCGAGACAAGGCCTCCACCCTCACGCCACCGGTTCAGGAGCACATACACCTGCCGATACGACACACCCAACGCTGCAGCCGCGTCATCTACCTGGCTACGACCAACACGGGGAAGAGCTGCAAGCGGGCCGATGACAGCAGCCGCCCGGACCGCCTGGCTCCACGCTTCATCGCTCGCGGTCAGAAGACCGCGCTCATCCACAGATCCTTGTACCTCATCCATCACCGACCCCATCGTCGAAGTAGTGATGACGGTAATGCAGACGCCCCTCGAGCAGCCAGACCCTTACTCCGTGAGCTTGGATGACCGTGAGCAGGCACGCTCACGATCGGCTCACCGACGGCACATCAAGTGGCAAAAAAGGCCCACTCGCTACCTAGCGAAACTACTCCGTAAGAGGATCCCCTAAAGACCATCCTTCGCGGAGGTGCTGAAGGGGGACCGCCAATCTCGGTTCAGGCGAACACGAACAGGGTTTATGTGCTGCCCTCTACGCAGGGTGGTCCTGAATCAGGCCGTCCTAGTGGTCCGCACTCGCATTGACATAGTCAGCGACGCCAATCCGCGCTCACGGCTCCCCAGCGCGACGACCGATTTGAACATCGTTCTGTGCCGGGGATGCGCCTACGTGCCACCTCCGAAGGCGATTCGCGTTGCTACGGTTGGAATGTGACAGCCTCGATAACGATCGGCCTCACCCTATGACCGGATACCCGCAACTGAGCCCGGGCGGGCGTAGGCCGACTTCAGATGGCGTGGGGTATCCGGTCAGCCAGTTCAGGGCTTCGTTCCGGTGGGGGAAGTAGTGGCTTGGGTAGGGCGGGTAATGGACCCCGGTGAAGTGATCTGCGATTGTCTTGTCGACGGGGGACGGACCCACCAGGGCCAGCGCCGCGATGTTCAGTTCCTTCGCGAAGTGGTTCAGGGCTTTCCTGCTCAGGGTCACCATGTCGTTGAGTTCGACGAGCATTGGCGGACGGGTACTCCTGCAGATCGCCTCAGCATGCTCGATGAAGGCGACTGCATTTGCCTCAGTAACGCTCGTGCCCTTGGCCCAATCGACGGACAGGATCCCGTTTCGCAGTTCCATCGTGAACGGGGCCCGAGGTTCTATAGGAGTGCCTGGCTTATTGCTGCACACAATCTCTCACTTCCTCTTTGAAGCTCGTGTACGACCGTCTGATGATCCTGGGGTATGCCGACTGTACCTATACGCGTAAGGCTTTTACGCATCAGGCGGGTGATTGGCTGGCCGTGTCAGGGCTTCGTGTTCGTCGTAGAGGAGTCGGTCTCATGGTCGGGCTGCTGCACGGGCGTGGCCATGATGCGATCCACTGGCGCCTGTCCGAGCATCGCCGCGGCATGCACCATTTCCTGGGGAACAGATTTCGGCCCCGCGTACAAGCCGCACTTTTGGCGCGACACTTGCGCTGAGCCCGGTATCCAGGCCCACAAAACCCGCTTCCAATCGCCTGCGGGCCAAGGGAAGATCGAGCGCTTCCACCGCACCCTCGCCTATGGCTGGTCACTTTCTAGCAGATGCGGCTCGGAATCAGCCGCCCAAGGGTCTGCACAGTGCGGGCAGCCACGCCACGTCGCGGTCAACTGGATTGGCCGAGGCTGGTGACGAGGTTGATCGCCACTGCGACCACGAAGGTGCCGAAGAAGTAGGACAGCAGGGCGTGCCCCAAACCAATCCTGCGCGATGGTGTGGATGACTCGGTCACATTGCTCGCGCTGTAGGCCATGCCGATCGAGAATGCGGTGAAGGCGAAGTCGCTGTAGGAGGGGTCCTCGTTCTGGTCGAAACTGAAGTGATGGTGGTTGTCGTGGTAGTACATGCGGGCGTATTTGAACGCGTAGACGGTGTTAATCAGAGCCCAGGCGATCACGACGCCGAGGGCGGCCAGGATCGCAGCGGCCACGCCGATGGGGTCCTTCTGCTGGCTGCGGAGCAATGCGAAGACGACGGCGACGAGACTGACGAAGGTCGCACTGATGATGAGGGAGTCCAGGAGCCGGCGGGCCCGACCTTCCTGGAGGGCGAGTTTACGCGTGTCATCCGGACCCGCGGGCCAGGCCTTGGCCCAGGCCCAGGCCAGGAAGACGCCGCCGGCAACAGCCCATCCGATCAAGGGCGCGAGTTCGGGAGCACCGAGTAACACCGGAATGAGTGCGACAAGGAGGCCGATGACGGCCGAGATCAGGGCCTTGCGATTCATGTGCGCCATCTCAAGGGGTTCCCTCCAGCCTTGATTGACCGCGAAGGGGTCCGATCGTCCGCCGCGCGGGTGTGAGCGGATTTCAATCGCTCCCGTATGTGCCATTGGCCACCTGGCCTGCCCCGCGGGAACAGGTGTCAGGTTGCTTTGTGCTTTCGCAGGGTCTTGAGCGCGCCGACTAGGAGTGCGCCGCCCGCCAGTGCCCATGGGGCGCCGACGATCAGGGGGTCCATCCACTGATGGCTCAGGTCGGTCCGCTTTTTCCCGAAGCGGGAGCCGATTCCATGGTGGGAGAACTCGCTGAGGACCCCGGTTTCTGTCACGGGATTGTCCGGGCGCAGGGTGGCGAACGAGCGCAGGTGGTTTTCCCATGCGTCCACCCGGTCGCCCGCGATGAGCAGCAGCCAGTGTGCGGCCCGGCCCTCGCTGTATTTGTAGGCGTACTTCCGGATAGCCCCCGACGCGCCCCTGGGAGGGGTGGACGTTCCGAAGACGGGTGTCAGGAAAGCGTGCTCGACGGACCGCTCGCGCGGCCACTTCTCGGGTTGGCGCTCGGGGAAGTCCCAGCGCGCACCGGTGTCGATGCCGGGCTGCTCGCGGGGGTAGGAGGGCCTGTCGGCCGGGTCGACGTCCACCCCCCATCCCGGGATTCGCGCCCGCAAGCCCTCTATCGGCTCTTTGAGCGCGGGCTTGTCGGCGGTGTAAGGCGTCGGTATTGCGGCCATGGTGCTCTTCCTTTCAGTCTGCGGCGGAAACGATGAGGGGCTTGATGCAGTCATCGAGCTTCGCGGAGAAGATGTGGTATCCCTCCGCGATGTGTTCCAGCGGGATGCGGTGCGTCACAATATCGCTGGGCTTCAGGTACCCGTTCCTGATGTGTTCGAACAATCGCGGCCATTGCCTCTTGACCGGGCACTGGTTCATTCGAAGTGTCAGCCCCTTATTCATGGCATCGCCGAATTTCACGGCGCTGAATATGGGCCCGTACGCGCCTACTACGGATACCGTGCCGCCTTTGCGGACGGTGTCGATGGCCCAGTTCAGGGCCACGGGCGAGCCGCCCTGCAATTTCAGTTTCGCGGAGGTGACGTGCTGAAGGAAGTTGCCGTCGGCCTCGGCGCCGACGGCGTCAATGACGACGTCGGCGCCCAGGTAGTCCGTTGCTTTCTTCATCTCCACCACGATGTCGCCGTACTCGGCGAAGTTGTACGTTTCCGCGTGGGCGAAGCTGCGGGCCTTCTCAAGGCGGTACTCCAGATGGTCGATGACGATCACCCGTCCGGCCCCCATCAGCCAGGCGGACTTGGCGGCGAACAGGCCGACCGGCCCGGCGCCGAACACCACCACGGTGTCGCCTTCCACGATGTCGCCCAGTTGGGCGCCGAAGTAGCCTGTCGGCAGCGCATCGGTGAGAAGGACTGCGTCCTCTTCGTCCATCCAGTCGGGAATCTTCGAAGGACCGACGTCGGCGAACGGGACGCGCACGAACTCAGCCTGGCCCCCGTCGTACCCGCCCGTGGTATGGGAATAGCCGTAGATGCCGCCCACTGCCGTCGCGTTCGGATTCACGTTGTGGCAGTTCGAGTACAGGCCGCGGGAGCAGAAGTAGCAGGACCCGCAGTAGACGTTGAACGGCACCA
This genomic interval from Arthrobacter agilis contains the following:
- a CDS encoding RNA polymerase sigma factor encodes the protein MNTDAEIIERSRYGPAAFGELYDRHGPDIYRYAARRAGDFVAEDVMAETFLIAFEGRARFTGAGEAVRPWLFGIATNLLRRHHRAEARTLRALARSGDRADTTAGLLAVERRLDAPGHQAVIAQALRGLAPIDREAILLYVWADLSYQDIATATEVPLGTVRSRINRARRKLRVDLNLTLSDKEVDHGRPATAP
- a CDS encoding GntR family transcriptional regulator, whose translation is MISVDTTSAISPVEQIRSQLAALIRAGQLSADARLPSVRQLAADLRVSAGSVAKAYKELESAGLIRTARAAGTRVNPGHATTKPLIQAAENLAHHAINEGLSLTEAQGLLAHAWAQSHPAAPSITEA
- a CDS encoding GNAT family N-acetyltransferase; the encoded protein is MTAVALTLQMSRFTLRPLTLEDERSVMTYRGDPRLSQFLSRPPMTLGEYPAWLAERAPGFGLQGPGDRCYFGVESKVSGQLMGDVLLRLAADDVQQGEIGMILHADAKGQGYAVEIGQAVLSLAFDQMGLHRIAGRADELNVPSRRGMERLGMRLEGHFLKDTMRDGQWVNTVSYALLREEWQSQRRA
- a CDS encoding recombinase family protein, with protein sequence MLVGYMRVSKSDGSQTTDPQRDALLEAGVGEAQLYEDLASGKKDDRPGLTSCLKALRDGDTLIVWKLDRLGRNLHHLVNTVHDLTARGVGLKVLTGQGAAIDTTTAAGKLVFGIFAALAEFERELISERTVAGLASARARGRVGGRPFTMTPGKVRFAMASMGKPDTNIGELCKELGISRQTLYRHVSPTGEIRPDGERVLKKK
- a CDS encoding TniQ family protein, encoding MTAPLRWPLHPPPSDGEALSSWLTRIAAAHHIGLEELLANNLGNYTLDIFDSTDIDIDPPVPLLIALQERTGFHRGELHRMTVAGHMPWLLDTLEPSDDPDAFTTYTRQHQVLIACPDRPSPPTHRWRAWLPRAPLYRACRACATEPHPVPGLTLLHYLPITLTCRRHGCYLDVIHRSVDTRILWVDDEAEPRPAPPAVQLMDQRTHDALTDGIVQLPRRPVHAGIWFRLLRTIIDELSTPIIHSRRHSHTLSRIWASIDQPPRGGQLPWRPFESLAWPAQQLHLEAAAATIAMLEDGSIESAGVHGALFRTEPHCPINDGRTPTPETRSASTTTQPIDRWKATADNLNEVIALARSDPAEAEKLYQFLSLRPNREHETRQLLTDLRITDYPSSHNPDRDRSCTVE
- a CDS encoding TniB family NTP-binding protein; the protein is MDDDLVDLSHLTPAAQRLAVLPVAERVAHVRADRWIGYTRATTALARLEALFEWPSKQRMPNLLLLGPTNNGKSMIIEKFRRTHPQVSLPEREQIPVLVIQMPSDPTVIRFYVALLAAMGAPLRPRQRLAELEQVALELLRAVGVRVLVIDELHNVLSGTVPVRREFLNLLRFLGNELRIPLVGVGTRDAYLAIRSDDQLENRFEPLTLPRWDVDTDTRSLLASFAASFPLRRPSDIAGVEMATYLLTRSEGTIGELSRLLTDAAIAALDSGEECINRTTLLLAPYSGPTERRRLFERELA
- a CDS encoding Mu transposase C-terminal domain-containing protein, with product MDERGLLTASDEAWSQAVRAAAVIGPLAALPRVGRSQVDDAAAALGVSYRQVYVLLNRWREGGGLVSGLLPARSSGGRGRTRLPDAVEAIVIAAIRKGFLTRQKRSVAAVHRDIIAVCRAQGLPLPSRTTVERRIAQLDPVERVTRRQGPDAGRSRLSAAGRVPPVQRPLDQVQIDHTVVDLIVVDERHRLPIGRPYVTVAIDVFSRCLVGLVVTLEAPSALSVGLCLAHMVTDKRAWLERVGASVVWPMTGKPVELYLDNATEFHSEALKRGCEQHGVKLRYRPPGQPHYGGIVERVIGTMMQSVHDLPGTTFSNPRERGSYDSEKRATLTLQELERWFALAVGAYHGQVHRGLGQTPSGRWKAGVGVSGEPVTVTYAAAFLIDFLPVIRRTVTRAGFTIDHIQYFSDVLKPWIATREKLGRFVIRRDPRDISRIWVLDPDGGTYVMVPYRRMSRPPVSVWEQRAAITQMRAAGRQEVDEESLFRTIGQMREVINAAAASTKRARRTVQRRTDIPVAQRTDSSPPTVSSDQGGVVTPYAEIEEW
- a CDS encoding DUF7793 family protein — its product is MELRNGILSVDWAKGTSVTEANAVAFIEHAEAICRSTRPPMLVELNDMVTLSRKALNHFAKELNIAALALVGPSPVDKTIADHFTGVHYPPYPSHYFPHRNEALNWLTGYPTPSEVGLRPPGLSCGYPVIG
- a CDS encoding DUF1345 domain-containing protein, which encodes MNRKALISAVIGLLVALIPVLLGAPELAPLIGWAVAGGVFLAWAWAKAWPAGPDDTRKLALQEGRARRLLDSLIISATFVSLVAVVFALLRSQQKDPIGVAAAILAALGVVIAWALINTVYAFKYARMYYHDNHHHFSFDQNEDPSYSDFAFTAFSIGMAYSASNVTESSTPSRRIGLGHALLSYFFGTFVVAVAINLVTSLGQSS
- a CDS encoding zinc-dependent alcohol dehydrogenase encodes the protein MRAMVYRGPYKVRVEEKDIPRIEHPNDAIVRVTRAAICGSDLHLYHGMMPDTRVGMTFGHEFVGVVHDVGSSVQNLAPGDRVMVPFNVYCGSCYFCSRGLYSNCHNVNPNATAVGGIYGYSHTTGGYDGGQAEFVRVPFADVGPSKIPDWMDEEDAVLLTDALPTGYFGAQLGDIVEGDTVVVFGAGPVGLFAAKSAWLMGAGRVIVIDHLEYRLEKARSFAHAETYNFAEYGDIVVEMKKATDYLGADVVIDAVGAEADGNFLQHVTSAKLKLQGGSPVALNWAIDTVRKGGTVSVVGAYGPIFSAVKFGDAMNKGLTLRMNQCPVKRQWPRLFEHIRNGYLKPSDIVTHRIPLEHIAEGYHIFSAKLDDCIKPLIVSAAD